The sequence TGatgatctgaaaaaataaaaaaaaaataaagaaaaaaagaaaagcatgttGTTATTATAGGCTAGACTGAATTAAATTGCAAAGAAATTCTCTGATAAATGTTTTCAGCAAAACCTTGAAGTACCTTGAAGTTAGCAGGGTCCACGCGAAGCATGAATGCGTGCAGCTCGCTGAGGGTGAGCAGACCCCCCTTGAGGTCATCCATCAGCCCGACAGCGCTCAGGACGCCATTCATCACGGTCAGCCCATGCTTTTTCACCTGAGGTGAGCCGGGGCCCAAGTCTTTCCAATGGGAGAAGTAGGTCTTTGTCTGAGGGTAAACGAACAGAGTCCTGAAACGATTCAAAACAAAAGAGATATATTAGCAGCCTAAGTTATAAAAGTCCGTTCTTGTATGCAGAAACTGCAGTTAAATTACCTGGCCAGAGCCTCGCTGCCAATGTCTTCAGCCCTAGGGGCAACTTTGTCGAAGAAGGTCTTCACCGCCAATTTGTCCTTTGCAGAAAGACTCATGGTGACTAGATTAGTAGTTGACAGGCTGCCAAAAAACTTACGTAGCTGTGTTTTTTTGGCAATGCTTTTTAAAGGAGAGAATGGCATTGCATTTTGAAAGATAAAAAAGACTCCACCTCCAGAGTATAGAGcagggtggtggtggtgggggtaAACAAGACAGCTGTATGTGAATCTAACTTCATGTATACACTTACTGTATCTATTATTCAAACACTGTCCATTTCAGAGTCCCAAGAATTCCCAAGGccttcattaattaaaaatattattttattccccCTGTGAACTGTGGTCTTGACTTTAAACTGGTTGTAACAATGTAGGCTGTGTTTGATAGTACATACAACTTCTCTTAATTCCTTTCtgttttttggtatttttatttgAGCTTCATTAAGATATATATTAAggttaggtaacactttagattaggaaacattcactattaactagttgcttggGCTATTAGCGTGCATTATTATTAGCATATGGGCTGTTTACCCAATACTTAAACGTAACTACTACATACAGCTACcatcaataagcagcaaattaggaatttacaGAGGGAAAACTCCTAGTTGACGTGTTCCCTTATGTAAGTTTAACcgatattacctaaaatattttacacaGGTATGGTCGACTGCACATGAGTTATGGACGACCAGTCTCATGAAAATGCGTATAAGTAGTacgccaaataaaaataaaactcgtGGTATTTATACGCAAAAATTGACTTTGGCATGCATATGATACGCATGTGTTTGGCGTGCATTTAATACGCATTTTGAGAGCATATGATACGAAATTTGTTGGCGTGGGTATGCGCATCTACCCCGCAACCATAAACCTATCCATCAAGCAGAATATGCACATTCTCAAAGTTTGAGAATGGTGTGCTGAGAAATTTGTGCATCTCACATTCACATTGGAATTCAACACATTTGTCTATTAGTGTAAATGTCCTTATTATTAGCAGgcatgcaataaaaataatttttttagtgtagtctttctttgcattttttatgttttgtatccaGGGTCTCTAAAACAACGTTTTTGAAACTCATATTCATAAAATCAAGAAACATACACAACATGCTCTAGGATGCTTGAAGCATGTTTCTAGCCGTTAAGAGGGATTTAGGGTTAAGAATGCTGATGGCGCATAGCAgattaattacttattttaagaATGGCAGTGATTTGTGTCCACGGTGCCAATATTGACATTTAATTAATACGACTTCTCAGACTGTATGGGAGCGATAAAACACACAGGCATTAATATTTGACCAAGCTACAATTGCTGTAGAGAAAGGGTGGATTTCAAGTCTTATCTTCTgcaaacatgaacacatttttatCAGTAGCCTAACTTTAAAAGTAGGTCCACCCATGCAGTGATCTCGATTAAAACGAACCGGTTCTGCGATAGAGACCTTCCGGCTTTCTGCTGAAGCATGCTGCAATTGGCACTTCTGAAAACGCCTGATATTTCACGATGAACGGTTTAACCCAGGGGTCATGTGCTGAAGGCATGAAAAGACATAAACAACAACAGGGATAACAAAAGCAGTAGCCTACTCTGTACTTTAGATTCACCTGCAAAATATGAAGGCATGCATTTTAGTCAATATGGTTATTGTTCACAGTTAATTTATCATGCATGAATGGAATTATATATGTGGCTATAATACAGCATAATACTATGATTCTGTGTATATAGGCTAATTTAGGTAGACTATAgtctatttacatttaaaatctacTTGTCATTCAATGATAAAACCAGTTAGCATTAGCattctttacataataataaggaggatgaatgaatgaataacttGTCGTGGTCACAATGAGGCTTGTTGATCATTGTAATATCTATATGGGATATGGGGCAATATGTTTAGTATGCACATTTTGATCTTTCAGATCCTTCTTCTAAATTTTTATCAGACATGCATGTGATAGTGATATGCATGGAGCTAGAGAAAATTGCACCTGGCATGTGATGCTGGTtttctattttgatgtttttactttttctttcatcaaaattacattttttaagtttgatcATAAGTAGGTATAAACATAGAGAGAACACAATTATATTTGATTATGTCATATGAAAGTTATTACACTAATATTCACTGTAATGACAAGCATTGTCCTTGCagcttaaatacttttttttttgtattctgacAGCAAAACAGCTGATCTTCACTactattgttttaataaataaaaaccagttGACCCCATTAACCCCTAAAAcctattatgattttaaaatcacATAAAACTGTGTTGAACATAAACGTAAAGGTGCCAGAACAATAAAAAGGTGATGCGGAACACTAGACCTGACGCGTTGCATCCTTGATTTCGAGGCTAATAATAATTGCTTTCTTCAGTATGAttaaacaacgaaaatgaaataGTAGCATAGTAATTATAGGGGTGGCACCCGGGGTGGCCGATCAGATGTCAGGGGTGTCCAGTGCCTAGACACCCCTCTGGCTCCGCATCTGGTTGCAATAAATAtatcttatatttacatttacatttcatttaatcgtttagcagacgcttttatccaaagcgaattacaaatgaggacagtggaagcaataaaaacaacaaaaagagcaatgatatataggctatatataagtgctataacaagtctcagttatcttaacacagtacacgtagaaagggcttttaaataatataataaataaaaacaaaacagatatagagtagaaaaagaatagagcaagctagtgttagaggtcttatatatatatatatatatatatatatatatacacatacatacatacacatacatacacacacataattgcataaataatgaaaagaaaataaaatacaaaaagattagaaaggtggttagatttaaaaaaaagaatagaattagaatagtgagtgttaaagttagagagtca comes from Carassius auratus strain Wakin chromosome 3, ASM336829v1, whole genome shotgun sequence and encodes:
- the LOC113049548 gene encoding hemoglobin subunit alpha-2-like, translated to MSLSAKDKLAVKTFFDKVAPRAEDIGSEALARTLFVYPQTKTYFSHWKDLGPGSPQVKKHGLTVMNGVLSAVGLMDDLKGGLLTLSELHAFMLRVDPANFKIINHNLLVVLSMMFPQDFTPEVHVSVDKFLAQVSLALAEKYR